The following proteins are co-located in the Pomacea canaliculata isolate SZHN2017 linkage group LG8, ASM307304v1, whole genome shotgun sequence genome:
- the LOC112569761 gene encoding cytochrome P450 3A21-like codes for MQAAINLMRKATSMTLLALIITLFPCLQRPLRFFQIADAQEDAKIVVRVINNLIEERKQSGQNEHVDLLQLLLDSEASEADIAAKPQDRQMTKDEIIAQCITIFLAGYETTAATLQYMIYLLAVNPDKQEKLYNEIIAAIGDDTATYENVMSLKYLDNTLKETLRCFQRSHS; via the exons ATGCAGGCAGCCATCAATCTCATGAGAAAAGCAACCAGCATGACCTTACTTGCTTTAATTATTA CACTTTTTCCATGTCTTCAGCGACCCTTGAGATTCTTCCAAATTGCTGATGCACAGGAAGATGCCAAAATTGTCGTACGTGTAATTAACAACCTCATAGAGGAAAGGAAACAAAGTGGACAAAAT GAACATGTAGACCTTCTTCAGCTCTTGCTGGACTCAGAAGCTTCAGAAGCCGACATTGCCGCCAAGCCACAAGACAGAC AAATGACAAAAGATGAAATCATTGCACAATGTATTACCATCTTTCTGGCTGGCTACGAAACCACGGCGGCGACCTTACAGTACATGATCTACTTACTGGCCGTCAACCCTGACAAGCAGGAGAAACTCTACAACGAGATCATCGCAGCTATTGGCGAT GATACAGCTACCTATGAGAATGTGATGAGCCTGAAATATCTGGACAACACTCTTAAAGAAACGCTGCGATGCTTTCAACGATCCCATT CGTAA